TGCCACTTTAATGAAGAAGACTGAAAAATATATCATAAGGAAACATAATACATGGTCCAAATAGCTAGAGGAAATTCTACCTTCACAATGTTGTCAGCATACTTCATCAACCATGAAACCAGTAAGCCAGTGGATCCGAGATTCAAAACCACCATCCATGTAGTAATACCATAGCCATTGAGAAGGTGTTGCCACCATGCCCCGTTCTCAAATCCGCTTCTGAAGTCATCTAGAAGAAGCCACGCCATATTGAATATCACACCAAATCTGAAAAcatacaaaaataattaaaatcccATATAAGAGCATGGTGGTAGAAAACAAGATTATAACTAAACCACAACTTGAAGAAAGAGTTTATCTTGCTGCATGCACATGATAAAGTATATTGAGAATTGCAATAAGATTAGAAATTCTCCTACGTTATCAGTTAACATTCTGAACAGCATAAAAAATGGACAGTTGGAATAATCACGATGCACAAGAAGGCAAGAGATGCCTACTCAAAATGCATTGGATACTGAAATATGATATGAGCAAGCCatcaaatgaagaaaaaaaaaaaacctacgtATACAACTGCACATTCTGCCAGTAGAAGCTGTCATTGTTCTTCTTCATCAGAAACTCCGTATAGACACCAGCCAAAGCTGATAAGCAAGCAGATAGAATACCCAACAAATAGCCTTGGATTGGAGCTGAAAATAGAGAATCACAAGAAGCTTCTCCACAACCTTTAACctgcaacaacaacaacaaaataaaaataagaagccATTCAATCACAGAGAGAAATATCAGAACTATATCAGGTATATGAACTGTTCAATACGTTCTCGGAATGTGCATTTTCATCAAGCATATGAATTCTGGGAGTGGATTGCATTTATTTGATACAAGTGATGGAGTATGACTTGGACTTAAAGAATCTGGGGGTTGTGGGTTCTTTGCATGAATTGAacaataaaatcaattaatacAAAGAGCAGTGCAATTTGTAGTTCCTTCTTTTCACAATCCtaagattttaatatatttaataaaaggtTGTCAAAGATGAAACAGACATTCTCATTCCAACCTCATGATTTTAGCATATTAACCATAAATAAGAAACTACATAGATAAAAACATCTGTATATTTACTATAGAttccaaagtaaataatgaattatTACTATTATCAATTCTTTTGGGGAAGTTCTAAACTCTTGCAGCCAATTTGCATCTGGAGGTATAATGCAAAATAGACGTGCCCCATGCATTTCTTCTTTTACTGGGATTAAAGAATAGATTAGCATGAATTCAATGATAGAAACGTTAATCTCAAAGAAACTTCTAGTACATAATAAAACACCAGAATTGAAATGAAAGCACTTGAACAAACAAAGTCGAAGTAGCAAGATACTCACAGAGCGCCGGGAAAGCAGTTCTTGGTTACAAGGTGACAATCAAGGGAAGAAAAACAAAGAACAGCTATGAAATATGACAGGTATCTATACTGGACAGACGGAAGTCGATACAAGTAGAATGACCAACCAAAGTACGTTCAGTTTTATCACCCGGTCCGGACCAACAGGAAAATGCTAGTTTCAACAATTGGACAGACAGTCACAGTTCCCTTGTTACCTGACTTGTAGTTGTTCCAACAGCTAATAGAACAATTGCCATCCACTGCAAATTAGACAACTTCCTCCTCAGAAACAACCTTAAGCATAAAAACAATAATCAAGCAATAAGTTTCAATTATGATAAGCTTAATTCCAAAAGACatccaatttaaaaaaataaataaataaaagacgctggtaaaaaaaaaaaaagtaacatCCATGTACATTAAGTGATCTGAAAAAGTTCACAAAGAAGGAACCTGAATAATATGCCAGTAGTAACAATCTTTAAATTACCCATTATCTGATATGTTGATGTATCCACATAAGTCAGTGTAGCAAACTGGACATTGTTATGAATTAGATATATTACTGATGGAATAGGATATAAGCGCACAGTTCTCCAGTCTGTAGTCATCCTCACAGATGGTGATGTCCGGTGCTCTCTCCAAAGAAGCAAACCAGAAACCACTAGCTTTGGTTTAAATAACAAAATACATTACAACATAAGCTGCAGTTAGCTTCTATTATGTTCAAAGTTGTGCTAAAGACTTGAGGATAAATTAAGTGAAGAATACCTTAAAAAATTCAGCAAGAAATGGTACAGTCGCATAGTCGTACAAATACCTTCCTTCACTTTGAGATAGAGTTGTCAAAATTCCCTATCGGTTAATACAAATACAGGCAGATACATTAAACTTGATTAGATACAGAAAATAAAAACTACTCCCCTAATACAACTCCATGACTATAATTTCTGACACCAATCGAATTGAACTCGAAGAAGAAAATTTTGATCAAATAATACAATGCAAATAGCTATCTTCAGATTCATTAACATAAGACTGCTAAATTCGTGACAAGGCCAGTCATTAACTGCACTTGCCGACACGCTTTTGTCCATCGTCGGCCTACATTTTCAGAACGACCGAGGATGTAAGTTCCAATCAAAATATGGTATAGAGTTTACTTTCAGTGATTTTCAATTACTTGAAAAATGATAGCTTAcagttttcattttcaaaatcaacGACAAGGCATGATAATGGCGATTCGCTCTCAAATCAAGCAATCCATAGTGAAATTGTTCGTAGATTCGAGATTTATAAAGCTTGAGGGCGAAGAGAAGGAAGAAATTAGAGCGATCTAGTTGTTGAATGGGTGAAGGTTACTGACCTGAGAGCTAGTGAGAACGGTGAGAAGCGCGGCAACCAAGTACCACTGCATTCTGCTCTCCTCTTCCACGGTTAGCTAGAGAATTTCATTCTTATATCCTCGTTTGTTCAGATAATCGCTTGTCCATTTCCCTTGTTAGaatatagtaaaattaatttattacaaaaataatttaattcttttaattttttatattccatattttaaatttatatgtaaaataatatttaatcaataaaatatagTAATTAATAGTAAGAATAAGATTgaattattgaatttaattaataaaatataaaaaatatgtatcattaattaaaatatatatgtatatacaatattattagtttattttcttataaatagtatcattattttataaagaaacaaaaaaattatttatataaaatttgtgacaaaaaatatttattttattttattttaagccGGAATACAGCTCCTTGgatttgtaatttaaaaaagcaATCAGGAGAGCTTGCTCTATACTAAACTCTTCGTTATTCTCTTTATAATTCGACCCTAAATTCAAAGCTTGTCGAGATGACTCGATCATGCTCGTCCCCAAACTTATCGCCATTGAGTTCTCTTGGGTAAGAGGCCGCATATCACAGGCCCAACATACTGTTTGATCTTTCCCAAGCTTGTATCTGtttacaattgaaaaaaaataaagaaagaaaaaataggagGAGATGAATTGCAAAGCTGATGCACCAATATGAAGTTCAACTACCACCTGCTAGCTTGGGTAATGAAGGATTCCAAGCTCATAATGTTAATGACTCGAAGAGTTGAAATTAGTGGGTGAGGCACGATTACGAATCAGAAAATTTGGTTTTTTTCTGAAATTCAAttgtgttttttattttttccaaatATGTTTCAATTGTGTCCCAAGAGATACGAATGGCGATCTCTTCACAGAAATTCAAGAGGCGGGTTTATCGTTTGGGAGGAGAGAAACTAACTAAACGGAAgaatgaaggaaaaaaaaaagagaaaaagcatTTTAGGGATTTACATTATGTCTGTTTTATTTAATCACTAATTTTAACCTAAAATGACGTAAAATTGGATAGACTCATATACTGgacgaaattaaaatttaagatgaaatattgatatttaaaactaggtgaatatatatatatatggatacttaaccaaaatattttttattgtaaatatccAGTATTCCAAGGGTCTGAGTTCTTTTTGGATTAGAAAACAAATTAATGTAATTGTCCATATGCTTATTACGGAAGTTATTTTCCATGCCAATCTCAATATCTGAGAAGGCTCTtggttttcttaattttatttttgcttatgttttaaaaatatttttcacttaTGAGGAAGACATATGAATGTGATTGGATAAGTTTTTTTGAATTGTTtgttaataaaagattaagattaagtttattaaaaaatatataacaaattTTAACTTATAAATCAATTTAACCAAATCCTAGGTAAATGTAATGGTAAATAATCAAGCCTCTATATTTTGATAAGATATAAATTTTcaccatatttatatatattttttcaaaaattaaact
This is a stretch of genomic DNA from Manihot esculenta cultivar AM560-2 chromosome 2, M.esculenta_v8, whole genome shotgun sequence. It encodes these proteins:
- the LOC110609521 gene encoding CMP-sialic acid transporter 1 isoform X2, whose amino-acid sequence is MQWYLVAALLTVLTSSQGILTTLSQSEGRYLYDYATVPFLAEFFKLVVSGLLLWREHRTSPSVRMTTDWRTVRLYPIPSVIYLIHNNVQFATLTYVDTSTYQIMGNLKIVTTGILFRLFLRRKLSNLQWMAIVLLAVGTTTSQVKGCGEASCDSLFSAPIQGYLLGILSACLSALAGVYTEFLMKKNNDSFYWQNVQLYTFGVIFNMAWLLLDDFRSGFENGAWWQHLLNGYGITTWMVVLNLGSTGLLVSWLMKYADNIVKVYSTSMAMLLTMVLSIYLFSFKPTLQLFLGIIICMMSLHMYFAPPNMLVDLPTTIKAPHPPEGLKEVSIEQRTDS
- the LOC110609521 gene encoding CMP-sialic acid transporter 1 isoform X4, which produces MRLYHFLLNFLSGFWFASLERAPDITICEDDYRLENCALISYSIMDGNCSISCWNNYKSVKEEMHGARLFCIIPPDANWLQEFRTSPKELIIVKGCGEASCDSLFSAPIQGYLLGILSACLSALAGVYTEFLMKKNNDSFYWQNVQLYTFGVIFNMAWLLLDDFRSGFENGAWWQHLLNGYGITTWMVVLNLGSTGLLVSWLMKYADNIVKVYSTSMAMLLTMVLSIYLFSFKPTLQLFLGIIICMMSLHMYFAPPNMLVDLPTTIKAPHPPEGLKEVSIEQRTDS
- the LOC110609521 gene encoding CMP-sialic acid transporter 1 isoform X3, with the translated sequence MQWYLVAALLTVLTSSQGILTTLSQSEGRYLYDYATVPFLAEFFKLVVSGLLLWREHRTSPSVRMTTDWRTVRLYPIPSWMAIVLLAVGTTTSQVKGCGEASCDSLFSAPIQGYLLGILSACLSALAGVYTEFLMKKNNDSFYWQNVQLYTFGVIFNMAWLLLDDFRSGFENGAWWQHLLNGYGITTWMVVLNLGSTGLLVSWLMKYADNIVKVYSTSMAMLLTMVLSIYLFSFKPTLQLFLGIIICMMSLHMYFAPPNMLVDLPTTIKAPHPPEGLKEVSIEQRTDS
- the LOC110609521 gene encoding CMP-sialic acid transporter 1 isoform X1 — its product is MQWYLVAALLTVLTSSQGILTTLSQSEGRYLYDYATVPFLAEFFKLVVSGLLLWREHRTSPSVRMTTDWRTVRLYPIPSVIYLIHNNVQFATLTYVDTSTYQIMVDGNCSISCWNNYKSVKEEMHGARLFCIIPPDANWLQEFRTSPKELIIVKGCGEASCDSLFSAPIQGYLLGILSACLSALAGVYTEFLMKKNNDSFYWQNVQLYTFGVIFNMAWLLLDDFRSGFENGAWWQHLLNGYGITTWMVVLNLGSTGLLVSWLMKYADNIVKVYSTSMAMLLTMVLSIYLFSFKPTLQLFLGIIICMMSLHMYFAPPNMLVDLPTTIKAPHPPEGLKEVSIEQRTDS
- the LOC110609521 gene encoding CMP-sialic acid transporter 1 isoform X5: MTTDWRTVRLYPIPSVIYLIHNNVQFATLTYVDTSTYQIMVDGNCSISCWNNYKSVKEEMHGARLFCIIPPDANWLQEFRTSPKELIIVKGCGEASCDSLFSAPIQGYLLGILSACLSALAGVYTEFLMKKNNDSFYWQNVQLYTFGVIFNMAWLLLDDFRSGFENGAWWQHLLNGYGITTWMVVLNLGSTGLLVSWLMKYADNIVKVYSTSMAMLLTMVLSIYLFSFKPTLQLFLGIIICMMSLHMYFAPPNMLVDLPTTIKAPHPPEGLKEVSIEQRTDS